The Branchiostoma lanceolatum isolate klBraLanc5 chromosome 19, klBraLanc5.hap2, whole genome shotgun sequence DNA segment ACAGTTTGTTCTGTATCCCTTTCAGGAAGCCTACAAAGTCATCTTTAGGACGTACAAGAATGAGGGTGTCGTCAGTCTATGGCGCGGGAACTCAGCCACCATGGCGAGGGTCATACCGTATGCTGCAATACAGTTCGCTTCACATGAACAGTACAAGAAAATGTTCAGGGCATCCTACAAAAGACTGTAAGTTATGGTGTTCAGAAATTCATCAAGAAATGTGTAGAATTCTACTAATTATTTAATAGAGATATTTTTgggtatgtctgtctgtatgtgtgtgtgtgtgtttttgtgtttctagattttgtagtcagcataactcaagaacctctgaattgattacgatgatatttggtatgttggtaggtgttggtaaCACAAAGGTCAAGATagattttggtccccctggaatttgaccttggtactgcagcagaacttccgtttttgtatcttttgacctggacgtgctatggtcttgatttttctaTGGTAGATAATGTGtgataaagaagtggtgtaggtttaggccccctagcagattGCTCTAGTTGAAGTAACTGTTTTGGTTATTTGTGTGGCTGGACCTCTCCcattttgttgatgttgttgttattattgttgttgttatttcagTAAGTCACCCCCGCCCTACACCAGATTCCTGGCTGGCTCGATGGCCGGAGTGACCGCCACTACCTGTACCTACCCACTGGACATGGTCAGAGCTAGGATGGCCGTAACTAAAAAGGCAAAGTAAGTAGGAAGGTTTCACACAAAGTTAACTTGATTTTATTTGGATTGTAACAAATCCAATTTCCAGTCTTGCCAATTTTCTAGTTTCACAAGAATGTTGTATACTGTAGATTTCGAAAGAGTTGTTGTAATTTGTCTCTACAATTTTCATGTTGACCTTACCATAGCAAAATCAGGACACCGTAACTAtgcctttgtttgtttattcatttggcatgcattgtatttacaaacatgccagggttgcccaactagcttaagctattacaaagggcaaccCTGGGAGAAAAACGTTATCattacaaataacatacataatcatTTCATTAAGCACACATAGAAATCACTACCAAATTAATTAAGAGGTTGACATACGTATTTACAATTATGTACACGAATTAACTATTTTAGACAGTGTAGACTAAAACTTCTTACATTCTATTGAAATACTTGCGTGTAATTATAATGTTAACAGCTAGTGTCGCATAGAagtgtatacatatgtatattaaCTTAGACCAAGAACGGGTCTCCTAGGGAGGCCCAAGCTTTTCCTCTGAAGGAGGATACAGAGGTAGCTGTACGTGTTTCTGGTGGAAGCAAGTTCCAGAGTTTGGTAGCCCTGTGGAAGAACGCTTTCTGAGTCCTAACGCTTTTGGGAGTTTGCACAGAGAGGTTATTTCCATTTCGGAGGGGATATCTGGAGTCTATGGAAGATGATCTTGTTGTTGGTAGAAGACTGAGTAGGTGGGGTGGGCAGTGTCCGTTCATGAGTTTGAAGAGGGTGGTGACTGTGTGGAATTTACGGCGGAAGGTGAGTGAGGGAAGACATAGTTGGGAGTAGACGGTTCGGTAGGAAGGGTAAGGGATTCCACGGTGTCCACTTATCATTCTAGCTGATCGGTACTGGACAGATTCAACTGATCTTGCATCGCGTGCGGTGAGGCCTGACCATACTATGTCAGCATATTCTAAAACTGGTCTTATCATGATCTTGTATAGCTGTAGTAGAATGTTCTTGGGCACCTTCTTCCGTAGAGCACAGAGCATTCCAGCCGTTCGTCTGGCCTTGTTTGTTGTGGCTTCAACGTGCAAAGACCATGTGAGCTTGCAGGTTAAGGTCACGCCCAGGTGTTTGTGGCTGTAAACAACCTGCAGAATAGTACCGGCTAGGATAACTGGGGGGATCCTTTGTGGGAGGGGACGGGTAGTGAGAAACATAACTTTGCATTTGTCTCCGTTAGCCTCGAGTTTCCAGCTTTGTAGCCAGTCTGATACAGTGGCAAGGTCTTTGTTCAGTGAGTCTACAACAGTATTGATAGAACGGTGAGCTGCTGTGAGTGAGGTATCATCTGCGAACAAGTTCGCCACACAGGTTGTACATCTGGAGGGCAGATCGTTTATGTATAAAATGAAAAGTGTAGGTCCTAAAACAGAGCCCTGTGGGACTCCAGCAAGGGGGGTCTTCCAGTCAGATGTTGCGCCATTGACAACCACTCGTTGACGTCGTTCTGTAAGGTAACTCTGGAACCACTCAAGAACCCGTCCACGAATTCCGTATCCTTCCAGTTTGGCTAAGAGGCCGTTGTACCAGACTTTATCAAAAGCCTTTCGCAGGTCCAAGAATACGCAGCCAACCACCTCTCCTTTGTCAATGGCTTTGGTCCACTCGTCAACAAGTCGGACCAGTTGAAGAGTTGTGTTGTCCTGCGCTCGAAATCCACTTTGGTACTGTGTCAGCATTGGACTAATGTGTTCCATTAGGCGTTTGTTtacaatattttccaaaactttGGGAATGATGTTCAGGAGGGATATTGGCCTATAGTTGTTGGGAGCATGGCGGCTACCTCCTTTGTGGATTGGGGTCACGTTTGCTTCCTTCCATCTGGAGGGCACTTGTCCGAGGGAAAGCGACATATTGAACAGTTTTGTTAATGGTCCTGAGATGGGGTCGGCCACTCGCCGTAGGAGGTTCGGTGTAATGTCGTCTGGGCCGCAAGACTTTCCGACCTTGAGGCTGAGGAGTTGCTGACGGACATCGTCCACTGTTACTTGAAGTGTTTCAAGGAAAGTCCCAGGAGAGACGGGTGGAACGAAAACAGGGGAGGAGTCATCTTTGCCGGGTAAGTCGGTCTGCTGCACGAAGTAGTCGTTTAGTGCTGTGGCCTTCCCCCTGGGAGTGTCAAGGATGTTAGTCCCCATTTTAAGTGCTGGTACGCCCGTTGAAGCTTGTCCTAGTACGGCCTTGGTGTACTTAAAGAAACGTCTTGTGTTTCCACCCTCTACGTCAGTCAGGACTTCCCTGATATAAGTAGCTTCAGCTCTTCTGGTTAGGGCAGTGACCAGGTTTCTTTGGCTTCTGTAGAGTGACCAGGCTTCTGGGGTGTCCTTCTGCTTTGCCTTGGAGTGAAGGCGATGTTTTCTGCGGATCGCACTTTTGATCTCCTTGTTGCCGTTTATCCAGGGTTTTGCTGATTTTTGCGAGGAGACAAGTTTATGAGGAATATGTTGCTTGCATATTGTAAGGAACATAGTGTACCAGGAGTCCCAGACATCGTCCATTGAATCatatacaaaatttacattccaAGGGGCATTACTGAGGTTTTCACAGAGTGTTTCAAAATTTGCTTTTTTATACAGCCAGACAAGCCTTCTTCCACAGGACCGAGTAGCATTAAGGTTCAGTGTTACAAAAGTTGTCAGGTGGTCCGAGTCCCCCAGGGGTGCCATGGTGCCAGCTTGGTTGCACATCGCTGGGTGGGACGTGATGATCAAGTCCAGTAAGTTTCCACGGCGAGTAGGCTCGTGAAGCACCTGCTCTAGTTTGTAGTCCAAGAGGATGTTTTCCAGCTGACGACCGGGGTTATCCGTGATGTTATTACTCAGCCAGTTACTGTTCTTGGAGTTAAAGTCCCCTAGAACAAACTTAACAGACTGTGTGCAACTTGTAGCTCTGTGTAGTTGTGAGTCGAAAGTATCGAAAAAGGTATCATCTGCCGAAGGTGGTCTGTAAGTGCAGTTGATAAGAAAACTGGCATTTGATTTAGATATTTCACACCATACAGATTCAATGTCGTTGTTCTCAATGTCATTGCGTCTTACCGAGTACAAGAGATCGCTAACATATATAATTACTCCGCCTCCATGCCTATTTCTATCCCTCCTATACATATGGTAGTCTTCTATTTCGATGTCATGATCTGTTACGTCGGGACTAAGCCATGTTTCAGTTACACCAAGTACGTCAATATGTGACGCCGATGCTAGGAATCTTAACTCGTTTATCTTTGGCAACAGACTTCTAGCGTTAAGGTGGACAAAGGTAAGCAGGTTCTTGGGGTTAGACCCTGCACTTTGTAGGTGAGGTATAGTCATGTTTGACACACAGGAATTTGGGTCTCTGTCCCCGCAGAGTAGAGTTGTTATGTGAATCAGAAGTTTGACAAAGCAATATTGACCAACAAGCATTTTGGTTTGCCACTAGCACTTGTGGGCCAGGTGTGGTGACTTAATTTGATTAGCGTACTTAGGTGTTGGGAGGGGGGACGGAAACTCAAGCAATATCTAGTAAGGGAAGCACTTGGATGATCAAAAAATTGTAATTAAAACCTAAAGAATTTTCACTTAATCTAATAtcctaggtacatgtaataatagTAACTACAGTTATCAAAAGTTATCACACTGAGGAACCTAATGAGATCACAATGACATGTGTTGGTACAGAGTAATTCTCACGACTTACACACGGAAATTCATAAGAGATCACACCAAAATCCTATATAACAATTTAAAATACTATACAGAGTAGTAAAAGTTGTTGTTAGGGGGACGTCAGAGGTTCAGGTAGTGCCGCCCTCCCCATCACAGAAGTATTCATACGGATGGGATTTCAGAAGTCTTAAAAACAGGTCTGAGTTAAAATTTCATAACGAACTTTAAGGGCAAGTGTTCAGTACAACATTAGGTATGATCAAGTAGTGGCAATGTGCGTGGTTGGTTAATCTTAGAGCAAGatataaaacaaatttaaaagctAACCAACTCACTCAGATAAAATATGGCTGACCCCTGTCACTGACCTCTGACATCTCCTTCCCGTATTACTACTGTTAGtagtgtactacagaattggtCAACTGCGAAGTTagaacactgtgaaaacctccaATCCCCTTCTGccacaaaatgaaaataacagAATTTACTGTAGTGTCAAACAGAGCTATACTAGAGTatcccctatctcactggacccacgacacgttggtgacctcactgcgaccgagtggatttgacagagcactcaacgaatcaataaaaaaacgaatctttttactctttgtgtgttctgttgtcttttaagtcatacttgtacgtttcacatgatattctcattataaagtcagtggtaacacaaatccaatttaggataGAGCAAGGCTGCCAACAGTAAGATAGGGGCTTAATCATGGAGATACCTCGTTTGTTTTAACTTGAAGTGTGTTGTTTGCAcagagataaacaaaacatttttctccTCCACAGATACAGCAGTCTGCCTGACTGCTTTGCACACATTATCAAAGAAGAGGGCGGGCGCACCCTGTACCGAGGGTTCACCCCCACCATCCTGGGGGTTATTCCGTACGCAGGCACCAGTTTCTTCACATACGAAACTCTGAAGATTCTATTGTCAGGTGAGCATTCATCAGGCAGAAATTAATGAGAGCTATTGGTCTGGTTTCATCAGGTAGAAATGGGCAAGAGCTATggatacctttttttttcaaacgagTTTgtaaagatagtcccatagccttttatGAAGCGATACCAGTATGGGcagtaggttgttatccactgtgtctagggcacggtaatggaaggcagagcccaaccctctctttCCACCACCTTTACCTCCCCacccaaagtcaggtacccattttacacctgcgaggagtgaagaaagtcgtgttgaGTGCCTTACCCAAGGGCAAAACGTCAGTGACATgtcgagattcgaacccaggacctctgggttctgtgcCAAACACCTTAACTGTTAGGCCAACTGATATGACACCACGAGTTTAACGGCTGAAAAAAGATGGCATTACCCTAATGAAATAGATGATTGACTGATCATTGAAGTTTCAGACCAGAAGtcttttgaaaattgtttatGTTGGTTTTAAGAATTGTGATGCAACTGCAAAACATAATTTGAATGATACAAACTTTACGTGTCTTTATTTCTCTCCCCAAGATTTCACAGGTGGCAAGGAGCCCAACCCCATCCAAAGACTGATATTCGGGATGCTGGCGGGGCTGTTCGGTCAGTCCGCGTCGTACCCGCTGGACGTGATCCGGCGCCGCATGCAGACGGAGGGCGTGACGGGAAACCCGTGCAGTAGCATCCTGGGAACGGCGCGAATGATTATCAAAGAGGAGGGCGTGAGGAGAGGGCTGTACAAGGGCCTGAGCATGAACTGGGTCAAAGGGCCGATCGCTGTAGGGATAAGCTtcacgacctttgaccttaccCAGCATACATTGCACAGACTTGCCATGTTCAAGGACACCTGATATGAAAAATGTATTCCCTTTTTAAAAAACGACCGTGGGTAAAAGCCGTACGTTGTATAGATTTTTTTGAAGTAgtgatatttttgcatgattgtACGATTCGTACCTTGGTTGCCTCTACACAATGCAGCGGCAAATGTCTACAGAAATGATATCAAGCTTGCTGTAAGGTGGTGCTTACCATGCAGAGCGGTGTGCTCTTTCTTGTACCTTAGTATTTATCTTTTAGTCTAAAGGTACAGGAATACACGTATGTCAAGTGCAAAGAAGTCGTTAGTCGATAtcatcatacatacacatgtattctTCAAAAAGGGGGTGGGGAAATCATGGTGTTTCTACATATATCTGTTCAATTGCCTAAGAAATGTGTTTGTAGTTCACACAAACCTTTTTAGTCAGATGACTGAAAGTTATGCAATATATATGCAAGCTCCCCCTTGTAAAAATGGTACAACCCAGCTGtattcttggtgctgaatacttttGGATCATAACACATTTAAATACAGGGGTGGATTTCTTATCTAGAGAAAAAGGTTCATAAATGTTGgagatttgaaaatgtatgaCATAGTCATTGTTAACTGTGACTATACGTTGAGCAGTAATTGCACTAGAAAACCACACATTCATAACTGATTGTACATTGATTATATAACTGTTTTATTGGTGGATGTAAAGATGTAGAGTATATAGAAAATAACTTTGGAATGTTGTTAATGTATTGTCGCATGTTTATTGAAATTACAACATTGAAATGATGTCTCGACAAGCTGTGGTCCCTGACAGACATTTGATTTTGCAAAGAGACAGCTTTTTGTGTTAGGGAAGATTGTTGAGTTCAGTTAaaggtgcacaccccagttcttccggggttgtgtgtgaaaaaaaagtGGCGAAAGGGTTttgagggtctgggtttgacttcacatttctcataatgtgcttcaaAGTGACATTGAATACTAACATGGCTAAAAAgtgtatgaattggtgtgtttttggtgaaaattgagtTTGGTTCTGAGCCTTATTTTTGGATATTCATTGGCGTTGATAGTGAAGCACATTTGTAGCGTTCTGTCGGTGATGTTGCTATGCCTCGCGCTGTGAATGATTGAAAAATCTAAGCACTGGaatttataattggctcgattaTGCGgtaggtttttctctttttgaCAACACCAGTCGTTTCTGCTGAAAAAATTTACCCTAAGATGATATCCAACCAAATTTCAAAGTCTTACATTTTGTCTTCTAGTTTTCATTTATGTCCTCAGTATTTGGACTTAGGAACAGGTTTTGCAATCTTGGAATTATAAATATAAAAAGCTTCCCAATCAACTTCCACATGCATATGAACatgcggagcttgggtagcgcagcggagcttgtgtagcgaacggaagctaaaaaggctggtactcaggctatggcTCGGCGGTTGGGCACACTACTAGTACCTGTAGACTGTGACCTTTACCTGTAACGTCACGTGACTTAACTTTCTACACCCGGAAGAGCACGTAGTCCATTGAGGAAACGTCGCGTTTAGTCAACATTTCTTCTTGATCGTGTTTTGTACAGTCCAGAGTTTCAACTCTTGTTTCCAAACAACATGTCGGACTCGAAAATTCACCTGTGGAACGCTATCAGTAAAGGGGACATAAAACTGGTTCGGGCGCTTTTGGAGGGCGGAGAAATTAACgtaaacgacccgtccgtgcctgcaactggggaggggggcacagaccCTCCCGGAAGTTCCACTTTCCTCTGCCACGCCTGCGACGTTGGAAAACTTGACATTGTGGACCTTCTAGTAGAGAAAGGAGCTTCTTTAAATCTACAGGAGGGCAACTTAAGTAAAGAATATCCTCTATGGTATGCTACAAGATCCGGAAACCTAGTCTTAGCGAGGTTTCTTGTAGATAAGGGTGCAAATGTGAGACAAACCAACGCGAATGGGACGACGCCTCTACACAAGGCCATGGAAGTAGGAGACAGGCACGCGTCTTTGGAACTTACCGAGCTTTTCATGGGGCACGGGGCGGAAGCAGATGCTAAGAACAGGTGGGGGAACACACCTGCTCACCTGGCCGCCAGGTGTAACAACGTGGACGCCCTACGTGCGCTGATAGCGAGAGGAGCGGACATAACGTGTAAGAACAACAACGGGAACACCGTGTACGACCGCGCACTGCACTACGGCTCCGAGGCTATTAGGGACTTCATCCTACGCAGAGCAGCGGGGAAGAAGTCACAAGACAACAGACTTAACTACTCCGTAAGTTTCGATGACCCCTTTGACGGAGAAACGACACCCTCTACTCCAGATCTCCAAACACAGGTAGACGAACTACAAGAAACTAACAAGCGTCTTCTAAACACCACCAACAGTCAAGAAAAACGGCTAAAGGAGCTACAAGAAAACTTTTCAGACCTCCGTACTGAGATGGCAGAGATACGAAATGTAGTGTTCGGGCTAGGAGCGCAGTTAAGTGGTGGATCCGGAGCTACCGTTACGCCGATGTCGGACGGACATAAGAAGATTTTACGTTCACATCACATCAAGATTATACAAGACATGCAGCCTAAGGGTGTCATCGACTACTTGTACCAGGAAAACGTCTTGGACGATCAACTTCAGGCGGACGTCAAGGCACAGTCCACCCGGCAAGACACCAATAAGAAACTCTTGGAGATCGTGCCTACTCGAGGGGACCGAGCGTTCTTCGTCTTTCGCCATGGTCTTATCAAGACTGGTCAGCAGCACATAGCAGACATGTTGGAAGAACGGACCGAGAGTTAGGGCCCTagcacacctgtgcgtatattcatgtacacatgagtagcacacttgtgcgtatattcaagtacgCACGAGTagcacacttgtgcgtatattcaagtacgcatgagttgcgcattaacattattattttttggttgcggggaagaagttttctactttgacccaccgttgtacaGTCTAGTTATCGAAcaaaaaatgacttcttcggctgcaaacttgacctaacatgttaatacgcagctcatgcggacttgtatatacgcacaactgCGAGGGGGGCTTTAATTTAGGGCAcagttgtgcgtatattcatgtaCACATGAGTTGCACATTAACATTTGTTTTGGTCTTAAGTAAAGTTtacggggaagaagttgttttctactttgacccaccgttgtacagtctagttatcgaaccaaagaaatgacttcttcggctgcaaacttaacctaaaccaaaaacatgtcaatacgcaactcatgcggacttgtatataacgttacgcacaagtgtgaaaggGGCTTAAGAACTGACTCACCAAGCATAATGGTTGCCTCCATTTTTGATTACGTTTATATTCATCTgtagtacagccagtaggtacccatctgagtaatgaggctgttgtagtactATTTATCGTGCTCAAGACACATCCTCGATCACAGgactcccattttacgtcccttcctaaagacgaatgcagctccaaccaggatgcccttccatTTATACAGAATATCATTTTTATCGGCTGAACATTTAAGTTGCTTTAGTTGCTTACCGTAGTAAAAACATAGGAACAAAAAATGTTCTAGAACGTTATTTATCAAGGTTTATTACGTAATCCATAGTTGTTTGTAAACATGATAAGGCCGCAAATATTATTTTTAGCAGAAAATAGCTAGCTACGCATACGTGAATTAGACGTGTACTAGAATAAAATAGTTCCGTGTtgcttttgtttattttttcaatcTCAACCAATATTTCTATTTCTTGAAGGTGGGAAAGGCTTGCACGACTTGTCATCTATGCAATATAAAATTTCGGCATGTCGCTGGATCTATTTATTCAAGAAATTATGTTTTCATCTCTttaaaatttgacaaaaacagGTTTCTCTTTGACAAAAGCAGACTTGAATTACTTTTAGaaatatctttttaaaaaatccgtTTTTGGCACCTAGGACGATAGGTTAgaaacagttccacaaaattgCAGTACAATTGTGTTCAGGCAATTGCTGTTATAAAATAATATGTTAACGTTCTAGAAATAGTCTTTCTTGTCCCCCCTTGGACTGCCAATATCAAGTTCGTCTACATCGTCTTCCACACCAGTAGGctctgtgggaggggggcagaagaaAATTGTAAAGAAGCTGTTGTTATTACTTAAATGTTCTCAGACTAGCTTGAGATTCTACCTCaatatgctacggtcacatttgcatcggtgcccgtagggggtgtataCGTAGTCCCGACCGGACCCCGAACACACAAATCTGTCCAGGTGGACTGCCGGACAGCGGAAGGGTACTCACGGTGAtatcacgattagctcacggtgcTTATTTGTTGCcaggtcccgggttgattttaccTTCCTTACGtacccaaaatagcccggtagccacatgtacatgtccaagTAATTTCTAACTAAAACACATTCTACATGTAGGAAAATCCTACAATCTTGACCATAGCATCATTCAGAATATGAGATACCAAAACCTGAAGTTCCGCTGccgtaccatagaaagtcgctaggattGTCATATAATCTCACCTTTTAATATGGGGTCGTAAACAACGGGATTTCCGGTTGGGGTGTTGGGTAATCGTTCCTTGTGATGTTGTTCGACGTGGACTCCGTCACTCTGCGGTGCTTCCCTGGGAGAGTCCAGTAGACCTGACAGAAGAGTAAAAAGAAAACCGTTTCCAAACAAACCATACCTTTAATTTTGCATCTGCCGTGGTACATTAACGTACTAGACAGGAAATCACTATCTATGTATTACAAGCATATCAATATAAGAAAACCTTCCAGTGAAATTTTGTAAGACCGACTTAACAACCATTGTATAAGTTTTCATCCGGGGAAGATTTGTATATACAATGATGTTAACAACAATATGTTGCCAAAAATGAATTCCCTAGGGAAAGCGTTCGtggaattcctagaatatttgcaacGTCAATCGCAGTACTATACAAACGGGCCTACCCCagaggtgtagccaaaaataGACTTCAACCTGCTAAGGTCTGTAGAAGCTGTTGTTGGTTTACCTACGTACTGTGATTATTTCAAGAAACGTTCACTAGCTATAGCTTTTGAAGTCTTGAAGATTTTGAAGGCTTGAAGGAAAGGATTTGTTAAATGTGCCTTATAAATTGACCTACCGCGCAAGTTGGCTATCTGTTGTTTGATGTGCTCCACATTCTGCCCTCCCGTTTGGTGATTTCCCGCATTTTCCCTGTTCTCGTCTGAAACGCCATGGAATCGGCCACCGGCAGTAGCACTCTGGCTAGGCGAGTAACCCCTGTTGGATTCAACGTACTTAGGCAAGTGCGAGTTGAAGTTTTGCTGTTGTGTGCGTGACATATGCTGTCTTCCCGTTTGGTGATTTCCCGCCTTTTCCCTGTTCTCGTGTGAAATGTCATAAAATCGGGTCTGACTAGATGAGTGACCCATGTTGGGTTCAACGTCCTTAGGCAAGTGCGATTTGAAGTTCTGTTGTTGGGTGTGCTGCACATGCTGTCT contains these protein-coding regions:
- the LOC136424909 gene encoding mitochondrial coenzyme A transporter SLC25A42-like, yielding MIEPSRESASSVAAIQDRTATLEQEEEIRRQHERRKVVANLAAGAIAGAIAKTTVAPLDRTKIMFQVSHNRFSAKEAYKVIFRTYKNEGVVSLWRGNSATMARVIPYAAIQFASHEQYKKMFRASYKRLKSPPPYTRFLAGSMAGVTATTCTYPLDMVRARMAVTKKAKYSSLPDCFAHIIKEEGGRTLYRGFTPTILGVIPYAGTSFFTYETLKILLSDFTGGKEPNPIQRLIFGMLAGLFGQSASYPLDVIRRRMQTEGVTGNPCSSILGTARMIIKEEGVRRGLYKGLSMNWVKGPIAVGISFTTFDLTQHTLHRLAMFKDT
- the LOC136424908 gene encoding protein fem-1 homolog A-like encodes the protein MSDSKIHLWNAISKGDIKLVRALLEGGEINVNDPSVPATGEGGTDPPGSSTFLCHACDVGKLDIVDLLVEKGASLNLQEGNLSKEYPLWYATRSGNLVLARFLVDKGANVRQTNANGTTPLHKAMEVGDRHASLELTELFMGHGAEADAKNRWGNTPAHLAARCNNVDALRALIARGADITCKNNNGNTVYDRALHYGSEAIRDFILRRAAGKKSQDNRLNYSVSFDDPFDGETTPSTPDLQTQVDELQETNKRLLNTTNSQEKRLKELQENFSDLRTEMAEIRNVVFGLGAQLSGGSGATVTPMSDGHKKILRSHHIKIIQDMQPKGVIDYLYQENVLDDQLQADVKAQSTRQDTNKKLLEIVPTRGDRAFFVFRHGLIKTGQQHIADMLEERTES